A single Leptidea sinapis chromosome 2, ilLepSina1.1, whole genome shotgun sequence DNA region contains:
- the LOC126973157 gene encoding uncharacterized protein LOC126973157 — protein sequence MATAKYESLDFTDAIQPKSEEIFVPDNNCLQLDTEFDELQDLEEEFESQNFDECTKYEIISTDSPNIISEGRTSTRKINSRHLSFGAPLSESETSTSFNKPASRVINFEESFEFTSPPLKKNLSVKKSLKFNETPTKLNFEQSSSSIGSMSISPCSSKRFPSESMSMESGFISELEEPFLDMEEISNSPKISNFNDLLSGQIKESFTQKLGKPLHR from the coding sequence CTTGACTTCACGGATGCAATCCAACCGAAATCCGAAGAGATATTTGTACCTGACAATAATTGCTTGCAGTTAGATACTGAGTTTGATGAACTACAAGACTTAGAAGAAGAATTTGAATCGCAAAACTTTGATGAATGCAccaaatatgaaataatatcaACAGACAGTCCGAATATTATATCTGAAGGTAGAACGAGTACCAGAAAAATCAACTCAAGGCATTTGTCCTTTGGTGCTCCACTGTCCGAGTCAGAGACATCAACATCATTCAATAAACCAGCTTCGAGGGTGATCAATTTTGAAGAAAGCTTTGAGTTTACTTCACCACCATTGAAGAAGAATTTATCAGTTAAGAAGAGTTTAAAGTTCAACGAGACACCAACGAAGTTGAACTTTGAACAAAGTAGCTCAAGCATTGGATCCATGTCTATTTCACCGTGCTCCAGCAAGAGGTTTCCTTCGGAGTCCATGTCGATGGAAAGCGGATTTATTTCTGAGTTGGAGGAGCCATTTTTGGATATGGAGGAGATTTCAAATTCACCAAAGATATCCAACTTCAATGATTTACTTTCCGGACAGATTAAGGAGAGTTTCACTCAGAAATTGGGGAAACCACTGCACAGGTAG